The DNA sequence GCAAAACACCCGGTTACATAGATGATACAGGAGATGATGAAGCAGATCCCCAGGGCAAGGGTAATACCGTCGATGCCGCCGAGATGCCCGTTTCGTTTCTCGTTCATCCAGTTAGATATTGGCACGGCCAGTTAAATATATATCGTATGATGATCGGTCCGGGCGCCAACCTCCCCCATTTATTTCCGCAATATTTATATTGCATTTTTCAGTATTCAAGCAGATCCGCCATTGAATTCCAATATATCTCGAATTATTACCCAAATATTAGAAAATAGCCCTAAAATGTGTCCAATACTTTCGGAAGAGTGAAAACGCAAATTTGCCTATCAATAATGATCCCCAAATAACCCCGATGTCAGACGCCATTATGGCAGTCACCCCCCTCAGGAGAAACGCTTTATATCCCGCTCTCATTATCTCGCGTATGGCCGGATGGTCCGGTCCGAATGTCCCCCGCCGGGGGGCGGATTTTCAAGGGTGAACCATATGCAGATTTTTACAGGAAGCTCCGGCGATGCCGCCGGTGCGTCAGGACTGAACCTTTCACTGAATATTACCCCGGAGTCGCTTCTCCTTGCCGTCCTTGCGCTGGTGATCGGCTACCTCGTGGCAAAGCTGCTCGTGCGGTGGATTGAACGCCTGCTCCAGAAGCAGGGCCACCTGTCCGAGGTGGCGTCCGGACTTCTCGGACGGATCATCTCGGTGCTCCTCTACATCATCGTGATCCTCATCGCCGTGAGTTTTCTTGGGGTGGATGTAAACGGCGTCGTCCTCGGCCTCTCGGCGATCGTGGGGCTCGTCGTCGCCTTCGGGCTCAAGGATACGATCAACAACTTTGCCGCAGGCATCTGGATCGCCTCGATGAACCTCTTCGAGAAGGGCGAGGAGGTCACCATCGCCGGGCACTGGGGTATCGTGCAGGAGATCGGCATCATGGCGACCCAGATCACCGCCGCGGGGAGCACCATCATCACGATCCCCAACGGCAAGGCATGGAACGACTCGATCATCAACTACACGAGAAACCCGCAGCGGCGTATCGACCAGTCCTTCGGGGTGAGCTATGAGTCCGATATGGGCGAGGTGGTGCGCATCGCGCTCGGCATCGCCCGCGATCACCCGAAGGTGCTGGATACCCCCGAGCCCGCCGTCATCTTCGCGGAGATGGCGGACTCCTCGGTGAACTTCACGCTGCGCTGCTGGGTGAATACCCCGGACTACTACGGGACAAAGGCGGATATTCTCCGCTCGCTGCACGCCGACCTCATCGCCGCAGGCATCGAGATTCCCTATCCGCACGTCGATGTCGCCTTCAGGAATGCAATTCCGGAGGCGGGGGAGAACGAGGGAACCGGATAACAACCGAACCGGAGGGGCTGTACTCCCCTCCCGGGATGAGACGGGGCCCTGCCCCCGCCCTTCTTCCTCCTCATCCCCGTGAGGCGGCGGTCATCACGGTGGCGGCATCCCCCTCCACCGGGGCATCCTCGGGAATGCTCTTCCCGTCCCGCAGGATGATGACCGTATCGGGGATGATGCAGAGACGGAGCAGCACGTCCTGGTAGGCGTCCCCTTCCTCGTAGTCGGTCTCGAGAATTTCGCCTTCGCGAATGAAATGCAGTGTGAGTTTCGGCATAAACGACGCCTTCCGTTATCAGGAGGTTGGACGGACGAGGGTTTGTACCTTTTGGGACGGGCGGTTTGCGCCGTACATCGGGCAGCATCCCGCAAGGCGAAGGTCCGGGCCCCCCGTACAGCGCCATTGGAAGCCCGTCACCGCCACGAACACCACGTCCAGGTCACCCTATTCACAACAGTTATACCTGACCAGCAGAAATAGATATATTCACATTAGTGCCCCGTAGGGAGCATGCATGTGCCGAGATAGTCTAGTCCGGGAAGGCGGGGGCCTCGAAAGCCTCTGGTGCTTGGCACCACGGGAGTTCAAATCTCCCTCTCGGCGTTTCTTCTTCAGATTTCTTCGAGAGAGTATGCTCTCTTTGATCAAGGTGCGAATATCAGATAAAAACCGCAAACTCAAGAGAAGGATCACGTCACTTCTTCTTTCTGTGATATATCACATCCCTTCGGGAATGGGTGGAATGGGAGGATTTTTTCCGGCCACGGACTAAATACCACTCATTTTGACTTCCCCACGTATGATCGACACTGTCCTGTGATGTCTTTTGCTTCTTTGGAGATGTCCCGGAGAAGCCATAGATTCCCATCCACGACAGACCGACCAGAGCGACAGCAATCATTCCCAGAAGAGATACGGATATATCAAAAACAACACCCAAACCGATGATGCCCGCCGCCATGAATAACTGGATCTTTGAAAAAAGTTCGGGCCTGTCTTCCCTTGCATTGGTCGTGCTGATACCACCACTGAAGTGCCGATAAGAAATCGGCGCAAATGGTCTGAGTCCACTTACCGTACAGCAATCCTCAACCAAGTGCAGGACGCCTCCAAGGAATAGTCCGAGATAAAAGACAAGAACAAAATTGCTCCAGAACCCGGTGACCATCAGGATGAAAAAACTCAATATCAGTAGTATGATCGAATAGATGCCAATGGAAAATATCGTATGAACCGATTGTCGATGGCGATAATCAAAGTCAAATCCCGCTTTTATGTGAATGAACCGTACAATAGGAAGGATCAACGGTCGCATCACAAATCCAAATAACCAGGCAATTCCCTCGAGGTGGTTGATTTTTGCATCAGAAGCATCCACATCAGGGAGAAGACATCCAATGAAAATTCCAGAAAGCAACGTGACAATGAAATACGTTGTTCCCGTAGTCAGATCACTCCCCAACAGCGGCGAGACCAGCAGAAAGCCCGTTGCCATGGAAAGCATCAGATGATCCTTCCCTCTCACGCACCCTCCCCCCCTATTTCCGTTCCTTCTTCCCTTTCTCCGGTCGCGTCAGCTCTGCGTAGAGCGTCTGGTTGAAGACGATCGGCTGCATGAAATAGAGAATCGTCGTGGGCAGGGTTTTGATATAATCCACCAGAAAGCTGGCAACCCTCCGCGGGATGCCCTTGCGCCCTCCCTTCCCCGGGCGCGATGGTGTCGCGGTCATGCGGACATCATATCTCCTTTGGGGAGAGGGCCCCCATAAATGTTCCTGCGGCCTCGGGAGGGGGCCTGACAACCGAAGGGACCCGTCCGGCTTTAAACGGCCGGCACCGACCCGTCGAAGAAAAAAAAGTGTTATTGGTCCAAAAACACACGAATCCGGTCCCCGACATTCTGCTCCAGATTCCGGTACCAGAATGCATAGTCGTAGCGGTGATACACCCCCTCGGGGGCGGTAAGTCGATCACATGCATGCCCCGGCTAAGCCCGCATCCCTTCTTCCGGGGGCGATATTATCATCCCGACCGTCCATCCTCCGGTATGGAGTGCGTCGGCCATGCCTGAGAAGAGATACCGCGGATATGCCACCGCCATCGCCGGAGGAGTGGGACTGGGGCTCCTTTTGGGAAGCGAGTTTCCCGGGACGTATGCAACCCTTGCAGGAGCGGCGATAACCCTCCTTGCCATCGGAAGCATGGTCCTCTTCTCCTCCCGGGCACCCCAAACAGGATGAATGGGAGAGGGCACATCCGCGTCGATGCGAGGGAACGGGAGATGACACTATGCCCTCCGGCCATGGATCCCCCAGGCAGGCCAGGGTGAAGAGAGGGGCCATGATGGCGAGATTACCCCCGGACCCACCAAATACATTTGAAAGAACACCGCCATATCCTCTTCAATGATGCCCGACTCCTTCCCCTGCGAACTTGTCACATGGAACCGCTCGGCCGATCTTGCAACCACCCTCGGAAACGCAGTCCGGGCCTCCGGCTATGCACCGGACATCGTGGTCGCCATCGGCAGGGGAGGATATGTCCCGGCCCGCGTCGTCTGCGACGTTCTTCTGCTGAATCTGCTCACCAGCATCAAGATCGAACACTGGGGAGTGGCGGCCGCGGAGAAGGAGGAGACCATCGTCCGTTTCCCGCTCGCGGTCGACATCACGGCGAAACGGGTCCTCATCGTCGACGATGTGACCGATACCGGCGACACGCTCGCGGCGGCCTTCCGGTACCTGAAGGGATTCGACCCGGCGGAGGTGCGCACCTCCGTCCTCCAGCACAAGGAGTGCTCATCGTTCGTGCCCGACTACTACGCCGAGCTGGTGACCGAATGGCGGTGGATCATCTACCCGTGGGCGGTATGGGAGGACGCCTCGGGCTTCGTCCTCCGGGTGCTCGCAGACGGACCGGCCACCCGGGGCGGGGTCGCAGACGCCCTCCGGAAGCGGTTTTCGATCATCCTCGATGGGGGGATGCTCTCCGGCATCTGCGCCGACCTCGTCCGCCGGGGAGAGGCGGAGGAGGACAACGGCTGCTTTGCCCTCCCTGCCAGACGATGATGCTCTGTGCGGCAACAGTAATTCAATAATTCTGAATCGTAAGATTAAGTAAGAAAAGAATCGTTGTTATTAAAAACGGTTGTGGGTACTGTCTCATATGTCCCCGCCCCGGAGACCCTCCATGCAGAGCGCTGAAGTATATCCAATCGGCATCGTCACCTCCCCCTACCGGAAGCACGGCGACGCTCCCCGCCAGGGCCGCCTCGACCCCGACGTCGAGATGGCAATCGAGATCCACGAAGAGTATGCGGCAGGTCTGGGGGACCTTGCCGGCATCAGCCACATCTTCGTTCTCCTCTGGTTCGACCGGGCTTCCCGGACGACCCTCACCGGCCATCCCCCGGGAGCGACGCAGAGCAGACCCGTCTTTGCCACCCGCTCCCCGCACCGGCCGAACCCCATCGGTCTCGACATCGGCAAAGTCCTCGGAGTCGACGGGCGCATCATCCGGGTCTCCGGTCTCGATGCCCTCGACGGCACCCCCGTCCTCGACATCAAACCCTACGTCCCCTCCCTCGACGCCGTTCCGGACGCGACCGAACCGTTCCGGACCGGGCGCTAAAGGCTGCAACGAGATGCGGCGGGATACCGCCAGTACCCTGACCCGGTGAAGACCCGATGAATGAATTCCTGTATCAGACCGCTCTCCTCGCCCTCGATCTCCTCATCCGCACCATCCCGATGATGGTCGCGGGCGTCATCGCAGCGGAGCTGATCCTCGCATTCAATGCGACCGACCGCATCTCCCGCGTCTCCCGGCCGCTCACGACCTTCTCCAACCTCCACCCGTCATGCGGCATCTCCTTCATGATGGCCTTCGTCTCCCCGAAGGCCGCAGGTGCGATGCTCGCGAAGTACGAGCGTGATGGGACGATCACCCGCCGGGAGATGGTGATCGCCGCCCTGATGAACTCCTTTCCGAACGTCGTGATGCACTGGCGCTACCTGCTGCCGGTCTACGTCCCCCTCCTCGGGATTACGGGTCTCGTCTACTTTGCCATCCTCGTCGTGGTAGGATTCATCAAGACCGGCATCATCATGGTCGCAGGCCGGTGGACTCTCCCCCCGCCCGGGGACGAACGGGCCGCAGAGGAGAATGGACCGAAGCCGCGGCCGCCGTGGCGGGAGGGGATACGGGCAGCCCTCGCCGCGTCCCGGGACTCGCTTTCCCACATCCTCCTCATCAGCATTCCCACCATCATCGTCGTCGCGGTCCTCATCACCCTTGGGTTCTTCGATGTGGTGGCGGACGTCATGCAGGGCTTCGGCGCCTGGTTCCCGGTGCCCCCCGCAGGCTTTGCCATCATCGCCGCCCAGTTCGGCTCCTTCATCGCGGGCGCAAGCGTCGCATCGACCCTCCTTGCGGCAGGAACGCTCACCCCGCAGGAGATCGTCATCACCCTCCTCGTGGGCAACATCCTCACGAGCGTCACCCGCGGGATCCGGTGGTACGGCTCCTCCTATGCCGCCATATTCGGTCCGCGGACGGGGGCGGAGATCCAGATCCTCTCGACCGGCCTGCGGGTCGCCATCATGGTAGTCTTCGTCGCGATCCTCGCGGTGCTCTGGTGACGGGCTTTCCGGCAGGAGGACGGGCCGAAGGAAAGAGATCGATCAAGAGTCGAATCGCAGGTTTCCATCCTTAAACCAACCACCTCCGGGACCCCCCCGGACAGGACGGGCACGGCCCTGTGGCCGCCCCTCCCCCGCACCTTGATAAGCCTCCACGACGATTCTCCCCGGTAACTTACGGAGCAGACATGGCACTCACAGCATGGGCCTCACTCGTCATCGCCGGCCTCATGGAGACCGGCTGGGCCATCGGCCTCAAATATACGGAAGGATTCACCCGCCTCCTCCCCTCGGCGGTCACGGTTGCACTGATGGCGGGCAGCTTCTACTTCCTCTCGCAGTCGCTCAGGGAGCTTCCCATCGGGACCGCCTATGCCGTCTGGACCGGCATCGGGGCGGTGGGCACGGTGATCCTCGGCATCCTCCTCTTCGGAGAGTCACGGGACATCGCCCGCATCCTCTTTCTGATGCTGATCATCACGGGCATCTTCGGCCTGAAGATGGTTGCCGGGGAGTAGGAGCGGGCACGTGGTCATGCAGAATGCAGGTGTATGTATCGGTAATAATGGCCGGAATTGTATGGAAAAAGCAAGAAAGGTGATATCACCCGCCACCCCGCCCAATCATGAGAGGTACATTTTCACCGGCCGAAGAAATATATAGGACAAACCAGACGTTTTTTTGATCGATTTTGAGAGAGATTGCCGGATTTATCCACCGGTTCGGACCGGAAGCACAGTCGCTGTTCAGGTCGGGCCTCTGCATTCGCATAGTGCTTGCCCTCCATGACGGCCCCGCTGCCCTCCCGGCGCTCACCCGCAGGATTCGGGGGAGCACATCGGGGTCGATACACCGGAATCTCAAACGCCTCGTGGAGGAGAAACTGGTGGAAGAGGAGGACGGCCGCTACCGGCTCACCAACGCCGGCACGATTCTCGTACGGCGGCTGGGCCCTCTCATCCGGACCTTCCGTGATCCCGCACAGCCACCCGAGTCATCCATGGATCTCTCCCGCCGCTATCACGAGTACGAATCCGGGATGAACGCCATCCTCCTCTCCGGCCATGCACTGACCATCCTCTGCGCCCTCAGGGAGGGGCCCTGTACCCGCGATGCACTGAGAGACCTGACCGGGGCCCGCTCGACGACGCTGCGGACCCGCATCCGGCTCCTCACGGGGAGCGGCCATCTCCGGGAGGATGACGACGGATTCTCCCTGACAACTCGTGGAATGGAGGTGGCAGACCAGGTGTTGCGGTTCCTGCGGACGGTTGCCCTTCTCTCCCGGCAGAAGGATTTCTGGAATGACCACAATATTGAAAAACTTCCTGCATCCGCAGTTGAAACACTCTATCATCTGACCGATGTGAATGTTGATTTTGACACTCCCGAATCCATTCCGACAAAGATCATCAAATATTTCGAAATGGTTGCCACAGCACACCGGCTATTCGGCATCTCGGAATGGACTGCACCGCAACTTGCAGAAGAATATACAAAAAGAGTTCTTGCGCGAAAAGACCTCGATTTGATCGTCACTGAGAAGATTCTGCATTCCATGCTTGAAGAACCATCTCTCGAAATACTTCAGAAGTACACTCTCTACCCTGATTTTCGATTACATGTGATAAGTGACCGCTTCTGGTGCGGTATGACCATCGCTGATTCCAATTTTGCCATAAAATTTTATTCTAAAGACGGGCAGGCTCACACCAATGCACGTCTGAAAGCCTCTGAAACCCAAGAAGCGGTGGAATGGGGGATGGCGCTGTTCGGATACTTTAAGGCGCGGAGCACACCATTTGAAGATTATCTGAGATATCACCCCCATTTACTCAATTCCAACAGCTTGAAACCCGATTCCACTCGGATGCAGTAACAATCCTGTGGTAAAATGGAGAGAATAGCGGGGACAATGTGGATAAGGGGGCCTGTCACGGCCCGGGCGTGGACTTTCAGAGAATGGCCGCCTGCCTCTTGGCACCGGCCCAGTCATGCCGGAATTCCCCAAAATTCCTTTTCGCACCCGCGGTGAGACCCATCGTTCACCGCAATGGTGGCACATCCCACCGAACGACCCATTCCCCCGGCCATTCGAAGGACGGTCCACCATCTTCTCATGTGTTGCAATTCAACCAGATCATTACGAAAATGACGCCTGGAAGTGCCACACCACCCATATCCCGATGAAAAATCATTCATAAGCATGATATTTATTCGGGACGTATATTTTAACCAGAAAAACAAATAAATATTAGAACTGACGCTTTTCACCCGAAACTCCCTGCGAAAAAGCCAATATTTTGGATCAATTTAATCCAAAAAGGAAATTTAGATATTATTCACAAAACCTGAATATAAATATTTATTATGATTAATAAATAGATCTCCAATCGTTAAGACAGGCTTTCATTCCCAGCATTACGGACATGTTTCCATGAACGACGACGCCCGCCTCACCTCATGCCTTTCCACCACCCTGACTATCTTCCGCTCAGACCTTGCGATCAGAATCTTTCTTGCACTCCTTCCCCACCCGTCATCCCTCCAGGCGCTTTCCGCGTCGACAGAGAGCAGCCCTTCATCGATCACCCGTACCAGCCACGACCTCACCTGCCTCGGGCTCGTGGACCGCAGCCATGGGACATACGGCCTTTCCCGTACGGGAGAGCAATTCACCACCCTCTACATATCCCTGATGGAGACCGTCGAACGGGCGAATC is a window from the Methanovulcanius yangii genome containing:
- a CDS encoding mechanosensitive ion channel family protein, which gives rise to MQIFTGSSGDAAGASGLNLSLNITPESLLLAVLALVIGYLVAKLLVRWIERLLQKQGHLSEVASGLLGRIISVLLYIIVILIAVSFLGVDVNGVVLGLSAIVGLVVAFGLKDTINNFAAGIWIASMNLFEKGEEVTIAGHWGIVQEIGIMATQITAAGSTIITIPNGKAWNDSIINYTRNPQRRIDQSFGVSYESDMGEVVRIALGIARDHPKVLDTPEPAVIFAEMADSSVNFTLRCWVNTPDYYGTKADILRSLHADLIAAGIEIPYPHVDVAFRNAIPEAGENEGTG
- a CDS encoding ubiquitin family protein — protein: MPKLTLHFIREGEILETDYEEGDAYQDVLLRLCIIPDTVIILRDGKSIPEDAPVEGDAATVMTAASRG
- a CDS encoding metal-dependent hydrolase → MRGKDHLMLSMATGFLLVSPLLGSDLTTGTTYFIVTLLSGIFIGCLLPDVDASDAKINHLEGIAWLFGFVMRPLILPIVRFIHIKAGFDFDYRHRQSVHTIFSIGIYSIILLILSFFILMVTGFWSNFVLVFYLGLFLGGVLHLVEDCCTVSGLRPFAPISYRHFSGGISTTNAREDRPELFSKIQLFMAAGIIGLGVVFDISVSLLGMIAVALVGLSWMGIYGFSGTSPKKQKTSQDSVDHTWGSQNEWYLVRGRKKSSHSTHSRRDVIYHRKKK
- a CDS encoding phosphoribosyltransferase — translated: MMPDSFPCELVTWNRSADLATTLGNAVRASGYAPDIVVAIGRGGYVPARVVCDVLLLNLLTSIKIEHWGVAAAEKEETIVRFPLAVDITAKRVLIVDDVTDTGDTLAAAFRYLKGFDPAEVRTSVLQHKECSSFVPDYYAELVTEWRWIIYPWAVWEDASGFVLRVLADGPATRGGVADALRKRFSIILDGGMLSGICADLVRRGEAEEDNGCFALPARR
- the tsaA gene encoding tRNA (N6-threonylcarbamoyladenosine(37)-N6)-methyltransferase TrmO translates to MQSAEVYPIGIVTSPYRKHGDAPRQGRLDPDVEMAIEIHEEYAAGLGDLAGISHIFVLLWFDRASRTTLTGHPPGATQSRPVFATRSPHRPNPIGLDIGKVLGVDGRIIRVSGLDALDGTPVLDIKPYVPSLDAVPDATEPFRTGR
- a CDS encoding nucleoside recognition domain-containing protein, with the protein product MNEFLYQTALLALDLLIRTIPMMVAGVIAAELILAFNATDRISRVSRPLTTFSNLHPSCGISFMMAFVSPKAAGAMLAKYERDGTITRREMVIAALMNSFPNVVMHWRYLLPVYVPLLGITGLVYFAILVVVGFIKTGIIMVAGRWTLPPPGDERAAEENGPKPRPPWREGIRAALAASRDSLSHILLISIPTIIVVAVLITLGFFDVVADVMQGFGAWFPVPPAGFAIIAAQFGSFIAGASVASTLLAAGTLTPQEIVITLLVGNILTSVTRGIRWYGSSYAAIFGPRTGAEIQILSTGLRVAIMVVFVAILAVLW
- the sugE gene encoding quaternary ammonium compound efflux SMR transporter SugE; translated protein: MALTAWASLVIAGLMETGWAIGLKYTEGFTRLLPSAVTVALMAGSFYFLSQSLRELPIGTAYAVWTGIGAVGTVILGILLFGESRDIARILFLMLIITGIFGLKMVAGE
- a CDS encoding helix-turn-helix transcriptional regulator, whose translation is MREIAGFIHRFGPEAQSLFRSGLCIRIVLALHDGPAALPALTRRIRGSTSGSIHRNLKRLVEEKLVEEEDGRYRLTNAGTILVRRLGPLIRTFRDPAQPPESSMDLSRRYHEYESGMNAILLSGHALTILCALREGPCTRDALRDLTGARSTTLRTRIRLLTGSGHLREDDDGFSLTTRGMEVADQVLRFLRTVALLSRQKDFWNDHNIEKLPASAVETLYHLTDVNVDFDTPESIPTKIIKYFEMVATAHRLFGISEWTAPQLAEEYTKRVLARKDLDLIVTEKILHSMLEEPSLEILQKYTLYPDFRLHVISDRFWCGMTIADSNFAIKFYSKDGQAHTNARLKASETQEAVEWGMALFGYFKARSTPFEDYLRYHPHLLNSNSLKPDSTRMQ